In Canis aureus isolate CA01 chromosome 12, VMU_Caureus_v.1.0, whole genome shotgun sequence, a genomic segment contains:
- the LOC144281356 gene encoding uncharacterized protein LOC144281356 isoform X1: MSRLRGAPGLLRTCCEASRGCEAYSTVTGDLAYSGPADYDSGTHGATCALTGARLPQDPLEDTGGTVGATSMSEGTPQNHRTVEPKIANPRNHQKPTLMQTHEGLFTSSSLCPSIPDTVEQGLGPPGASLCWGGLRKTWGHIHVDEPQPPQKLRRVFRGILGSVHDDRSLSLFRTHSEASGRCETTSTLTRDPGPLSALRGSFRKLWARTHPDRSPWAASGPAGRLQ, encoded by the exons atgtccaggctgagaggagcccccggcctcctgagaacctgctgtgaggcttccagaggatgtgaggcatactccacggtgacaggagacctggcgtactcaggacctgctgactatgactctggaacacatggggccacgtgcgcactcacaggagcccggcttcctcaggaccccctggaggacactggaggcaccgttggggccacgtccatgtcagaagggactcctcagaaccatagg actgttgagcccaagattgcgaatccgagaaaccatcagaagccgacactgatgcaaacacacgagggtttatttacaagctcgagcttgtgtccaagtatacccgacacagtggagcagggacttggacccccag gagccagcctgtgctggggaggcctgaggaagacgtggggacacaTCCACGtggatgagccacagcctcctcagaaacTACGcagagtcttcagggggatattgggcagcgttcatgATGACAGGAGCCTCAGTCTCTTCAGGAcacacagtgaggcttcaggaagatgtgagACAACATCCACCCTGACAAGAGACCCTGGGCCACTTTCGGCCCTGCGGggaagcttcaggaaattgtgggcccgcacccaccctgacaggagcccctgggctgcctcaggacccgcagggaggcttcagtaa
- the LOC144281356 gene encoding uncharacterized protein LOC144281356 isoform X2 — translation MSRLRGAPGLLRTCCEASRGCEAYSTVTGDLAYSGPADYDSGTHGATCALTGARLPQDPLEDTGGTVGATSMSEGTPQNHRTVEPKIANPRNHQKPTLMQTHEGLFTSSSLCPSIPDTVEQGLGPPGHRGSSHSVAMWTPLLWTLGCSCPTSHCICIFGVSSRPYTCWSQGDSICNFLRSLHTVSRVPAAAHGPAHSGRGLSEFYRTW, via the exons atgtccaggctgagaggagcccccggcctcctgagaacctgctgtgaggcttccagaggatgtgaggcatactccacggtgacaggagacctggcgtactcaggacctgctgactatgactctggaacacatggggccacgtgcgcactcacaggagcccggcttcctcaggaccccctggaggacactggaggcaccgttggggccacgtccatgtcagaagggactcctcagaaccatagg actgttgagcccaagattgcgaatccgagaaaccatcagaagccgacactgatgcaaacacacgagggtttatttacaagctcgagcttgtgtccaagtatacccgacacagtggagcagggacttggacccccag ggcaccgaggctcctcccacagtgtggcaaTGTGGACCccgctgctgtggacattggggtgcagttgtcccacgtctcactgcatctgtatcttcggagtgagctccaggccgtacacctgctggtcgcagggcgacTCTATTTgcaacttcctgaggagcctccatactgtttccagggTGCCTGCAGCAGcccacggtcccgcccacagtggaagagggttgagtgagttttacaggacgtggtaa